The Arachis duranensis cultivar V14167 unplaced genomic scaffold, aradu.V14167.gnm2.J7QH unplaced_Scaffold_232527, whole genome shotgun sequence genome contains a region encoding:
- the LOC127744241 gene encoding phytosulfokines 5-like isoform X2, whose product MIIMMKPTLHYGLFLLFFFLFFQVFSSKLEARPLITHQGENRILDGSSGESFVFQEGGESSKLLGVEECNSGDEECLMRRMTLEAHIDYIYTQHHKP is encoded by the exons ATGATAATCATGATGAAGCCAACTCTTCACTATGGactttttctccttttctttttccttttctttcaagTTTTCTCATCAAAGCTAGAGGCTCGTCCACTTATCACTCATCAAG GGGAAAACAGAATATTGGATGGATCCTCTGGGGAAAGCTTTGTTTTTCAGGAAGGTGGTGAATCCTCCAAG CTGCTGGGGGTGGAGGAATGCAATAGTGGAGATGAAGAATGCTTGATGAGAAGAATGACTTTAGAAGCTCACATAGATTACATCTACACCCAGCACCACAAGCCTTGA
- the LOC127744241 gene encoding phytosulfokines 5-like isoform X1: MIIMMKPTLHYGLFLLFFFLFFQVFSSKLEARPLITHQGENRILDGSSGESFVFQEGGESSKQLLGVEECNSGDEECLMRRMTLEAHIDYIYTQHHKP; encoded by the exons ATGATAATCATGATGAAGCCAACTCTTCACTATGGactttttctccttttctttttccttttctttcaagTTTTCTCATCAAAGCTAGAGGCTCGTCCACTTATCACTCATCAAG GGGAAAACAGAATATTGGATGGATCCTCTGGGGAAAGCTTTGTTTTTCAGGAAGGTGGTGAATCCTCCAAG CAGCTGCTGGGGGTGGAGGAATGCAATAGTGGAGATGAAGAATGCTTGATGAGAAGAATGACTTTAGAAGCTCACATAGATTACATCTACACCCAGCACCACAAGCCTTGA